The following are from one region of the Planctomonas sp. JC2975 genome:
- the mmsA gene encoding multiple monosaccharide ABC transporter ATP-binding protein, protein MRDITKRFPGVVALSDVTMTVARGEIHAICGENGAGKSTLMKVLSGVYPYGTYEGDIIFEGDEVRFSDTKQSETAGIAIIHQELALIPELSITENLFLGNEITRFGRIDWVASQKRARELLDLVGLNEDPDSAIKTLGVGKQQLVEIAKALHKDVKLLILDEPTAALNETESQHLLDLILGFKESGMTSIMISHKLNEIERVADSITIIRDGKTIETLDVAAGGVDEDRIIRGMVGRSLESRFPERTPNIGETFFEVRNWTVQHPTDPDRLVCKNESFTVRRGEVVGFAGLMGAGRTELAMSVFGRSYGTYLSGEIYKDGNRIKVGNVSDAIHNGIGYVSEDRKTLGLNLLDTIKRATVSARLDKISRGGVVNDLAEYKIAEEYRQALRTKAPSVDEGVSKLSGGNQQKVVLAKWMFSDPDLLILDEPTRGIDVGAKYEIYNIINQLAAQGKGIVLISSELPELLGMSDRIYTIFEGQITNVLPAEDANPESLMVSMTSTRKTGSAA, encoded by the coding sequence ATGCGCGACATCACCAAGCGCTTCCCCGGTGTGGTCGCACTCTCCGACGTGACGATGACCGTGGCGCGTGGCGAGATCCACGCGATCTGCGGCGAGAACGGCGCAGGCAAGTCCACCCTCATGAAGGTGCTCTCCGGCGTCTATCCGTACGGCACGTACGAGGGCGACATCATCTTCGAGGGCGACGAGGTGCGCTTCTCGGACACCAAGCAGAGCGAGACCGCCGGCATCGCGATCATCCACCAGGAGCTCGCGCTCATCCCCGAGCTCTCGATCACCGAGAACCTCTTCCTCGGCAACGAGATCACCCGCTTCGGCCGCATCGACTGGGTCGCCTCCCAGAAGCGGGCGCGCGAACTCCTCGACCTCGTCGGCCTGAACGAAGACCCCGACAGCGCGATCAAGACCCTCGGCGTCGGCAAGCAGCAGCTGGTGGAGATCGCGAAGGCTCTGCACAAGGACGTCAAGCTGCTCATCCTCGACGAGCCGACAGCCGCCCTGAACGAGACGGAGTCGCAGCACCTGCTCGACCTCATCCTCGGATTCAAGGAATCCGGCATGACGTCGATCATGATCTCCCACAAGCTGAACGAGATCGAGCGCGTCGCCGACTCGATCACGATCATCCGCGACGGCAAGACGATCGAGACGCTCGATGTCGCCGCCGGAGGCGTCGACGAGGACCGCATCATCCGCGGCATGGTCGGCCGATCGCTGGAGAGCCGCTTCCCCGAGCGCACGCCGAACATCGGCGAGACGTTCTTCGAGGTGCGGAACTGGACGGTGCAACATCCGACCGATCCGGACCGCCTCGTGTGCAAGAACGAGAGCTTCACGGTGCGCCGCGGCGAGGTCGTCGGCTTCGCCGGGCTGATGGGCGCCGGACGGACCGAGCTCGCGATGAGCGTGTTCGGCCGCAGCTACGGCACCTACCTCAGCGGTGAGATCTACAAGGACGGGAACCGCATCAAGGTCGGCAACGTCAGCGACGCCATCCACAACGGCATCGGCTACGTGAGCGAGGACCGCAAGACGCTCGGGCTCAATCTGCTCGACACCATCAAGCGCGCGACCGTCTCGGCCCGGCTCGACAAGATCTCGCGGGGCGGCGTCGTCAACGACCTCGCCGAGTACAAGATCGCGGAGGAATACCGCCAGGCGCTGCGCACCAAGGCTCCTTCGGTCGACGAGGGCGTGAGCAAGCTCTCCGGCGGCAACCAGCAGAAGGTCGTGCTGGCGAAATGGATGTTCTCCGACCCCGACCTCCTCATCCTCGACGAGCCCACCAGAGGCATCGACGTCGGCGCGAAGTACGAGATCTACAACATCATCAACCAGCTGGCCGCCCAGGGTAAGGGGATCGTGCTGATCTCGTCCGAGCTGCCAGAACTGCTCGGCATGTCCGACCGCATCTACACGATCTTCGAGGGCCAGATCACCAACGTGCTGCCCGCCGAAGACGCCAACCCCGAATCCCTGATGGTCAGCATGACCTCCACGAGAAAGACCGGATCCGCCGCATGA
- a CDS encoding ATP-binding cassette domain-containing protein produces the protein MTGFETGLGEGGTADAGLSPIVSMRGISKSFGHIQALRNVDLDLYRGEVVALVGDNGAGKSTLVKILAGVHPADAGTIAYAGKTVSIPSPAASRELGIATVFQDLALCDNLDVVANLFLGRELGRGPLDEEAMEQRSWELLRQLSARIPSVRMPVATLSGGQRQTVAIARSLIGEPDVVILDEPTAALGVAQTAEVLNLIELLRDRGHCVVLISHNMADVQAVADRVIVLRLGRVNGRFRAPNLSYENIIASITGVLNLEEGTPEDDPRERREERNGYWPGASGPDDGLPPGGRR, from the coding sequence ATGACGGGCTTCGAGACGGGACTCGGCGAGGGCGGAACGGCGGATGCAGGGCTGAGCCCCATCGTCAGCATGCGCGGCATCTCCAAGTCGTTCGGCCACATCCAGGCACTGCGCAACGTGGATCTCGACCTCTACCGCGGTGAGGTCGTCGCGCTCGTCGGCGACAACGGCGCGGGCAAATCGACGCTGGTGAAGATCCTGGCCGGCGTTCACCCCGCGGATGCCGGGACCATCGCCTACGCGGGCAAGACCGTCTCGATCCCGTCGCCGGCGGCCTCCCGCGAGCTCGGCATCGCGACCGTCTTCCAGGACCTCGCGCTCTGCGACAACCTCGACGTCGTCGCGAACCTGTTCCTGGGACGAGAGCTCGGCCGAGGTCCGCTCGACGAGGAGGCGATGGAGCAGCGGTCCTGGGAGCTGCTGCGGCAGCTCTCTGCGCGCATCCCGTCCGTGCGGATGCCCGTCGCCACGCTCTCCGGTGGCCAGAGGCAGACCGTCGCCATCGCTCGCTCGCTGATCGGCGAACCGGATGTCGTCATCCTCGACGAGCCGACGGCCGCGCTCGGCGTCGCCCAGACGGCCGAGGTGCTCAACCTCATTGAACTGCTGCGGGATCGCGGCCACTGCGTCGTGCTGATCAGCCACAACATGGCCGACGTGCAGGCCGTGGCCGACCGAGTCATCGTGCTGCGGCTCGGCCGCGTGAACGGCCGCTTCCGCGCGCCCAACCTGAGCTACGAGAACATCATCGCCTCCATCACCGGGGTGCTGAACCTCGAGGAGGGCACGCCGGAGGACGATCCGCGCGAGCGCCGCGAGGAACGGAACGGATACTGGCCGGGGGCATCCGGTCCGGACGACGGGCTTCCGCCTGGAGGTCGACGATGA
- a CDS encoding glutamate-1-semialdehyde 2,1-aminomutase, giving the protein MGSTNDGAFDRARRVIPGGVNSPVRAFRSVGGTPRFLVSAHGPYVTDVEGREYVDLVASWGPAILGHAHPEVVAAVQDAASSGLSFGASTPAETELAELVVDRLAVTPGAHHLPGASLVTTRLIDELRLVSTGTEATMTAIRLARGATGRDLIVKFSGLYHGHSDGLLADAGSGLATLALPASAGVPAAIAGQTIVIPYNDRDAVRAVFAEHGANIAAIITEAAPANMGVVPPAPGFNAFLADAAHDNDALLILDEVLTGFRVGPAGFWQLDAFAIREEDDGSRHLVSPTYVPDLVTYGKVIGGGMPLAALGGRRELMEQLAPVGPVYQAGTLSGNPVAVAAGLATLRLADADVYHRLDVVAETISEAADAALTASGVPHVISRAGNLFSVQFRETPAVDYAGVQDQDAFRYGAFFHSMLEQGVSLPPSVFEAWFATAAHDDAAVNRILDALPAAARAAASARPA; this is encoded by the coding sequence ATCGGCTCGACGAACGACGGGGCCTTCGACCGCGCGCGACGGGTCATCCCCGGCGGTGTGAACTCGCCTGTGCGGGCGTTCCGCTCAGTCGGCGGGACCCCGCGTTTCCTCGTCTCCGCGCACGGACCGTATGTCACCGACGTCGAGGGACGCGAGTACGTCGACCTCGTGGCGTCGTGGGGTCCGGCGATTCTGGGGCACGCGCATCCGGAGGTCGTCGCGGCCGTGCAGGATGCCGCCTCCAGCGGCCTGAGCTTCGGCGCATCGACTCCCGCGGAGACCGAGCTCGCCGAGCTCGTCGTCGACCGCCTCGCCGTGACGCCGGGCGCGCATCACCTGCCTGGTGCGTCGCTCGTGACCACCCGTCTCATCGACGAGCTGCGCCTGGTCTCCACCGGCACCGAGGCGACGATGACGGCCATCCGCCTGGCGCGCGGCGCCACCGGCCGTGACCTCATCGTGAAGTTCTCCGGCCTCTACCACGGACATTCCGATGGCCTGCTCGCGGATGCCGGCAGCGGCCTCGCCACCCTCGCGCTGCCCGCATCGGCCGGCGTCCCTGCGGCGATCGCGGGTCAGACGATCGTCATCCCCTACAACGATCGCGATGCGGTGCGTGCGGTCTTCGCTGAGCACGGCGCGAATATCGCGGCGATCATCACCGAGGCCGCCCCGGCGAACATGGGCGTCGTGCCGCCGGCTCCCGGATTCAACGCGTTCCTTGCCGACGCCGCGCACGACAACGACGCGCTGCTCATCCTCGACGAGGTGCTCACCGGATTCCGCGTCGGACCCGCAGGATTCTGGCAACTCGACGCCTTCGCCATCCGCGAGGAGGACGACGGATCGCGTCACCTCGTCTCGCCCACGTACGTTCCCGACCTCGTCACGTACGGCAAGGTCATCGGCGGCGGAATGCCGCTGGCAGCCCTCGGCGGGCGCCGCGAACTCATGGAGCAGCTCGCGCCAGTCGGACCGGTGTACCAGGCGGGCACGCTGTCCGGGAACCCGGTAGCCGTCGCCGCGGGGCTGGCCACGCTGAGGCTGGCGGACGCTGACGTCTACCACCGGCTCGATGTCGTCGCTGAGACCATCTCCGAAGCAGCGGATGCCGCACTCACGGCATCCGGAGTCCCCCACGTCATCTCGCGTGCCGGCAACCTGTTCAGCGTGCAGTTCCGCGAGACGCCAGCCGTCGACTACGCCGGCGTGCAGGATCAGGATGCCTTCCGCTACGGCGCCTTCTTCCACTCGATGCTCGAGCAGGGTGTCTCCCTGCCGCCGAGCGTGTTCGAGGCGTGGTTCGCCACCGCGGCGCACGACGACGCGGCGGTGAACCGGATCCTGGACGCGCTGCCCGCTGCGGCTCGCGCCGCGGCGTCCGCTCGTCCCGCCTAG
- the mmsB gene encoding multiple monosaccharide ABC transporter permease, which produces MSKFTQGMRTLTGGRGISQYSMIIALVVIILVFEILTSGLTLDPTNVINMVQQYSYILILAIGMVMLIIAGHIDLSVGSVAAFVGIVVAQSMAVWHLPAGVAMLLGLATGAVVGAWQGFWVAYVRVPAFIVTLAGQLIFRGANQVVGNSTAVPTPDSFNWIGNGFLPDFGPDFGYSNPTLILGLIVVIALIWMEVHDRRKRVRMGATLKPMWVSVVKLVLLCGVTVFATYLFSTGRVGTSFPVVGIIAGLLILLYSFLTSSTVFGRHIYAVGGNASAAVLSGVKSRRVNFLLMMNMSILAAVAGMVFVGNAQASGPFDGTGWELDAIAAVFVGGAAIFGGVGTVAGSIIGAFVMAFLSNGLSLLGIDSSWVSIIRGLVLVVAVAFDVYNKTQGRPSITGLLLRGLGIGRKKPADTEASIEAQPQGIDKPVDEKVGSLS; this is translated from the coding sequence ATGAGTAAGTTCACCCAGGGCATGCGCACCCTCACCGGAGGGCGCGGCATCAGCCAGTACAGCATGATCATCGCGCTGGTCGTGATCATCCTCGTCTTCGAGATCCTCACCAGCGGACTGACGCTGGACCCGACCAACGTCATCAACATGGTGCAGCAGTACTCGTACATCCTGATCCTCGCGATCGGGATGGTGATGCTCATCATCGCCGGACACATCGACCTCTCGGTCGGATCCGTCGCGGCCTTCGTCGGCATCGTCGTCGCCCAGTCGATGGCGGTCTGGCACCTGCCTGCCGGCGTGGCCATGCTCCTCGGCCTGGCCACCGGCGCGGTCGTCGGCGCCTGGCAGGGATTCTGGGTCGCCTACGTTCGCGTTCCCGCCTTCATCGTCACGCTGGCCGGACAGCTGATCTTCCGCGGCGCCAACCAGGTCGTCGGCAACTCGACGGCCGTTCCGACCCCCGACTCCTTCAACTGGATCGGGAACGGCTTCCTGCCCGACTTCGGACCGGACTTCGGCTACAGCAACCCGACCCTGATCCTCGGCCTGATCGTCGTCATCGCGCTCATATGGATGGAGGTCCACGACCGTCGCAAGCGTGTCAGGATGGGCGCCACCCTGAAGCCGATGTGGGTCAGCGTCGTCAAGCTGGTGCTGCTGTGCGGCGTCACGGTGTTCGCCACCTACCTGTTCTCCACCGGTCGCGTCGGCACGAGCTTCCCCGTGGTGGGCATCATCGCCGGGCTGCTCATCCTGCTCTACAGCTTCCTCACCTCGAGCACCGTCTTCGGCCGCCACATCTACGCGGTCGGCGGCAACGCCAGCGCCGCGGTGCTCTCCGGCGTGAAGTCGCGTCGCGTGAACTTCCTGCTGATGATGAACATGTCGATCCTCGCCGCTGTCGCCGGCATGGTCTTCGTGGGCAACGCCCAGGCATCCGGTCCGTTCGACGGCACCGGCTGGGAGCTGGATGCCATCGCCGCGGTCTTCGTCGGCGGAGCGGCGATCTTCGGTGGCGTCGGAACCGTTGCGGGCTCGATCATCGGTGCCTTCGTGATGGCGTTCCTCTCCAACGGCCTGTCGCTGCTCGGAATCGACAGCTCGTGGGTGTCGATCATCCGCGGACTGGTGCTCGTCGTCGCCGTCGCGTTCGACGTCTACAACAAGACCCAGGGGCGGCCGTCGATCACCGGCCTGCTGCTGCGCGGTCTCGGCATCGGACGCAAGAAGCCCGCAGACACCGAGGCCTCGATCGAAGCCCAGCCCCAGGGGATCGACAAGCCCGTCGACGAGAAGGTCGGCTCGCTGTCCTGA
- a CDS encoding sugar-binding protein, translating to MRKKLLIGLTAVAIAGLALTGCSSRAASESADSTVKKGDTIGVALPAKTSQNWVLAKASFEKALKGAGFKSDVQYSASVSDQQNVIQSMVTKGDKVIVIAAQDGSQLGTQVAQAKKAGATVIAWDRNIMNTKNVDYYAAFNNYKVGQLQAQALLDGMKAKKASGPYNIELFAGANTDANASVFFNGAMSVLKPLIDKGELKVPSGQTTFQQVQTDNWDPKNSQTRMTNIITKTYSNGTVLDGVLSPNDTLGRSIITAAQQAGLAVPIVTGQDSETASIPLIMNGTQYSTIYKNTDDEAKAAVELITDLSKGDKKPAGVDFNDKTNAYNGQITVPYKALTPVLVTKDNAVDAYSNNPTLEALAKGAK from the coding sequence ATGCGCAAGAAGTTGCTCATCGGCCTCACCGCCGTGGCCATCGCCGGCCTGGCGCTGACCGGATGCTCGTCCCGCGCCGCCTCCGAGTCCGCCGACTCCACGGTTAAGAAGGGCGACACGATCGGCGTAGCGCTGCCCGCGAAGACCTCCCAGAACTGGGTGCTCGCCAAGGCGTCGTTCGAGAAGGCCCTCAAGGGCGCCGGCTTCAAGTCGGACGTGCAGTACTCGGCCAGCGTCTCCGACCAGCAGAACGTGATCCAGTCGATGGTCACCAAGGGCGACAAGGTCATCGTGATCGCCGCCCAGGACGGCAGCCAGCTCGGCACGCAGGTCGCGCAGGCGAAGAAGGCCGGCGCGACGGTCATCGCCTGGGACCGCAACATCATGAACACGAAGAACGTCGACTACTACGCGGCCTTCAACAACTACAAGGTCGGCCAGCTGCAGGCTCAGGCTCTGCTGGACGGCATGAAGGCCAAGAAGGCCAGCGGCCCGTACAACATCGAGCTCTTTGCGGGTGCGAACACCGACGCGAACGCCTCGGTGTTCTTCAACGGCGCGATGAGCGTTCTCAAGCCGCTGATCGACAAGGGTGAGCTGAAGGTGCCGTCCGGCCAGACCACCTTCCAGCAGGTGCAGACGGACAACTGGGACCCGAAGAACTCCCAGACCCGCATGACCAACATCATCACCAAGACGTACTCGAACGGCACCGTGCTCGATGGCGTGCTGTCCCCGAACGACACCCTGGGTCGCTCGATCATCACCGCCGCGCAGCAGGCGGGCCTCGCCGTTCCGATCGTCACCGGTCAGGACTCCGAGACCGCGTCGATCCCGCTCATCATGAACGGCACGCAGTACTCGACGATCTACAAGAACACCGACGATGAGGCCAAGGCCGCCGTCGAGCTGATCACCGACCTGTCCAAGGGCGACAAGAAGCCGGCGGGCGTCGACTTCAACGACAAGACCAACGCCTACAACGGCCAGATCACCGTTCCGTACAAGGCGCTGACGCCGGTCCTGGTCACCAAGGACAACGCCGTCGACGCGTACTCCAACAACCCGACGCTCGAGGCACTCGCCAAGGGCGCCAAGTAG
- a CDS encoding ROK family transcriptional regulator: MQAQRRTPGSQTSLREANRGRIVDAVKKYGGLSQIELAGLTGLSPATVSNIVKELTGAGVLNTAPGTRSGRRAQHVTLAHALGLVAGVHVSTRHLRIAISDVAYTVVADTHMPLAKDHRADNELDRIMLLLADMLESAGAGMLDLLAVGVALPAPIDKRTGRIARRGILRGWDGVEVADVLQQRLQRPVFVDTDANAAALGELRLGAARGKEDAIFVDAGDRIGAGLVLGGRVYAGHAGMAGELGHTVIQEDGPLCECGNRGCVQAIAGGDALIERLQSGHRGVKLQDVIVRAMSGESEAIRAIADAGTAIGVATANLCNLLDPERIVVGGDLGRAGELLLGPMRREVERAVLAGTQFAPEIVQSQLGVNAAPMGAVAMAVDRVSIKPDESGQTEEAAE; the protein is encoded by the coding sequence GTGCAAGCCCAACGTCGGACGCCTGGGTCGCAGACTTCACTACGTGAAGCCAACCGCGGCCGGATCGTTGACGCCGTCAAGAAGTACGGCGGGCTGAGTCAGATCGAGCTTGCAGGCCTCACCGGGCTTTCCCCCGCGACCGTCTCCAACATCGTCAAGGAGCTCACCGGGGCCGGCGTGCTGAACACCGCGCCCGGTACGCGCAGCGGGCGCCGCGCGCAGCACGTCACGCTCGCCCACGCACTCGGCCTGGTGGCCGGCGTTCACGTCTCAACGCGCCACCTGCGCATCGCCATCTCCGACGTCGCGTACACGGTCGTCGCTGACACGCACATGCCGCTGGCCAAGGACCACCGTGCCGACAACGAGCTCGACCGCATCATGCTGTTGCTGGCCGACATGCTCGAGTCCGCCGGCGCGGGGATGCTCGACCTGCTGGCCGTCGGCGTTGCCCTTCCCGCTCCGATCGACAAGCGCACCGGGCGGATCGCGCGGCGCGGGATCCTTCGCGGATGGGACGGCGTCGAGGTCGCCGACGTGCTGCAGCAGAGGCTCCAGCGCCCTGTGTTCGTCGACACGGATGCGAACGCCGCGGCCCTCGGCGAGCTGCGGCTGGGCGCCGCGCGTGGCAAGGAGGACGCGATCTTCGTCGATGCCGGCGACCGGATCGGCGCCGGCCTCGTGCTGGGCGGACGGGTCTACGCCGGACACGCGGGCATGGCGGGTGAGCTCGGGCACACGGTGATCCAGGAGGACGGACCCCTCTGCGAGTGCGGAAACCGCGGATGCGTGCAGGCTATCGCGGGCGGGGACGCCCTGATCGAACGACTGCAGTCCGGTCACAGGGGCGTCAAGCTGCAGGACGTGATCGTGCGTGCGATGTCGGGCGAGTCGGAGGCCATCCGCGCGATCGCCGACGCCGGAACCGCGATCGGTGTGGCAACGGCGAATCTCTGCAACCTGCTCGATCCGGAGCGCATCGTCGTCGGCGGCGATCTCGGCCGAGCTGGCGAGTTGCTGCTCGGACCGATGCGCCGCGAGGTCGAGCGTGCCGTGCTCGCCGGAACGCAGTTCGCTCCCGAGATCGTGCAGAGCCAGCTCGGAGTGAACGCGGCGCCGATGGGCGCTGTGGCAATGGCCGTCGATCGTGTCTCGATCAAGCCCGACGAATCCGGGCAGACGGAGGAAGCCGCGGAATGA
- a CDS encoding sugar ABC transporter permease, with the protein MTADRDRPVQRARKGTASSGGSPSSRLDTGGVRTLRDVSAGFVSRVRDGELGSAPIAVGLIVIAVLFQSLNPRFLAPGNLVNLTLQAAPLGVIALGTVVVLLVAQIDLSVGSVSGLASAVVGVCAMRLQWPMLIGVIAAIAVGAVIGVFYGFLQTRFGVPSFLITLAGLLAFLGVQLALLGPTGSINIPFSDPLVQFANTWFLPPWVAYVIAGLAALAVLGTGLARRRRRMRAQLPAEHPSVPVVRALVLAVGLGLAVWYLSLDRGTAVMPVLFLLLVVLMSYLLRRTRWGRSVFAVGGNVDAARRAGLPVTRTLVTAFVVCSSFAAIGGVLAAARLGSATTLTGSADTNLNAIAAAIIGGTSLFGGRGSAWSAVLGVLVISAISSGLTLLNLDASVRYMITGAVLLLAVIVDSLSRRSRASHGRA; encoded by the coding sequence ATGACCGCGGATCGCGATCGTCCCGTGCAGCGAGCACGGAAGGGCACGGCGTCCAGCGGTGGCTCCCCGTCCTCGCGGCTCGACACGGGCGGCGTGCGCACGCTGCGCGACGTCTCCGCCGGATTCGTCTCCCGCGTGCGTGACGGCGAGCTGGGATCGGCACCGATCGCCGTCGGGCTCATCGTGATCGCGGTGCTTTTCCAGTCGCTGAATCCGCGGTTCCTCGCGCCGGGCAACCTCGTCAACCTCACGCTGCAGGCCGCGCCGCTGGGCGTCATCGCACTGGGAACGGTCGTCGTGCTGCTCGTGGCGCAGATCGACCTGTCCGTGGGTTCCGTGAGCGGGCTGGCGAGTGCCGTGGTCGGCGTGTGCGCCATGCGGCTGCAGTGGCCGATGCTCATCGGCGTGATCGCCGCGATCGCCGTCGGCGCCGTCATCGGCGTGTTCTACGGATTCCTGCAGACCCGCTTCGGCGTGCCCAGCTTCCTGATCACGCTCGCCGGGCTCCTGGCGTTCCTCGGCGTGCAGCTGGCGCTGCTGGGGCCGACCGGATCGATCAACATCCCGTTCTCGGATCCGCTCGTGCAGTTCGCCAACACGTGGTTCCTTCCGCCGTGGGTGGCGTACGTGATCGCCGGACTCGCGGCACTCGCCGTGCTGGGCACCGGGCTGGCCCGCAGGCGGCGGCGAATGCGCGCGCAGCTTCCGGCGGAGCATCCGTCGGTTCCGGTCGTGCGCGCGCTCGTGCTGGCCGTCGGACTCGGCCTTGCGGTCTGGTACCTCTCGCTCGACCGCGGGACCGCCGTGATGCCGGTGCTCTTCCTGCTGCTCGTCGTGCTCATGTCGTACCTGCTGCGCCGCACGCGCTGGGGCCGGTCGGTTTTCGCCGTCGGTGGCAACGTGGATGCCGCGCGCCGCGCCGGTCTCCCCGTCACCCGCACCCTGGTCACCGCGTTCGTCGTCTGCTCGTCGTTCGCCGCCATCGGCGGTGTGCTCGCCGCTGCCCGCCTGGGATCGGCGACCACGCTCACCGGATCCGCCGACACGAACCTCAACGCCATCGCCGCTGCGATCATCGGCGGCACGAGCCTGTTCGGCGGGCGCGGAAGCGCGTGGTCGGCCGTGCTCGGCGTGCTGGTCATCTCCGCCATCTCGAGCGGCCTCACGCTGCTCAACCTCGACGCGTCGGTGCGGTACATGATCACCGGCGCCGTCCTCTTGCTCGCCGTGATCGTGGATTCACTTTCCAGACGGTCCCGCGCGAGCCACGGGCGGGCTTAG
- a CDS encoding substrate-binding domain-containing protein: MKAIRAGALLAAVACVLALVGCANAVAPGDTSHPAVDPQHATIGLLLPDSTNTRYESADRPAFESRIHAKCPGCTVAYQNASADAARQQQQAESMLAQGVAVLVLDAVDGQAAASIVNEAAAKGVPVIAYDRIINSPDLSFFVSADNDQVGVLQAQSLVARLHELGVPKGGGILMVNGSPTDNNAVLYKKAALSVLDESGYTVLAKYDTPDWAGSEAQTWVAGQITQFGNRIAGVYAANDGLAEGAIAALQAAGMSPVPPTTGQDAEVAAVQRILAGTQYMTVYKPIRRQATIAADAALTLVNGGTPAGTGTTKVAGKTVPSVTLTPVAVTVKNVKKVVIDSGFHTVDQICTPAYASYCKEHGIS, encoded by the coding sequence ATGAAGGCGATCCGAGCGGGTGCCCTGCTCGCCGCCGTCGCCTGCGTGCTGGCCCTCGTCGGGTGTGCGAACGCGGTGGCGCCCGGTGACACGTCGCATCCGGCCGTGGATCCTCAGCACGCCACCATCGGGCTCCTGCTGCCGGACTCCACCAACACGCGGTACGAATCCGCGGATCGTCCTGCCTTCGAGAGCCGCATCCACGCGAAGTGCCCCGGCTGCACCGTCGCCTATCAGAACGCGTCGGCCGACGCCGCGCGGCAACAGCAGCAGGCGGAGTCCATGCTCGCGCAGGGTGTCGCCGTGCTGGTGCTGGATGCCGTCGACGGGCAGGCAGCGGCATCCATCGTCAACGAGGCGGCTGCCAAGGGCGTGCCGGTGATCGCGTACGACCGCATCATCAACAGCCCTGACCTCTCGTTCTTCGTCTCGGCCGACAACGATCAGGTGGGCGTGCTCCAGGCGCAGTCCCTCGTTGCGAGGCTGCACGAATTGGGCGTGCCGAAGGGGGGCGGCATCCTCATGGTCAACGGATCGCCCACCGACAACAACGCCGTGCTGTACAAGAAGGCTGCGCTGTCGGTGCTCGACGAGTCCGGATACACGGTGCTGGCCAAGTACGACACCCCCGACTGGGCAGGATCCGAGGCGCAGACCTGGGTCGCCGGACAGATCACGCAGTTCGGCAACCGGATCGCCGGGGTGTACGCCGCGAACGACGGGCTCGCCGAGGGCGCGATCGCCGCGCTCCAGGCGGCCGGGATGAGCCCGGTGCCGCCGACGACGGGGCAGGATGCCGAGGTGGCCGCCGTGCAGCGCATCCTCGCGGGAACCCAGTACATGACCGTCTATAAGCCGATCCGCCGCCAGGCGACGATCGCCGCGGATGCCGCGCTCACCCTCGTGAACGGCGGCACGCCGGCCGGAACGGGCACGACGAAGGTCGCGGGCAAGACGGTGCCGAGTGTGACGCTCACGCCGGTGGCCGTGACGGTGAAGAACGTCAAGAAGGTGGTCATCGACAGCGGCTTCCACACTGTCGACCAGATCTGCACGCCCGCATACGCCTCCTACTGCAAGGAGCACGGCATCTCATGA